The genomic interval ATAGTTAACCTACGTATACGTGGTTCTTTTAGCATAAATCGATTGATTTACTTCAATAGCTCTTAAGTTTATCTCGATATTTTGTTCATATTAATAACAGTCTTGTGACTAACGATGAAGGCTTATTTTATATCAGCGCTGCTACTTTGTGGGTGCTCAATAACCTCTACAGAAATTTCTCCCCCCAATGGTAAAAGTGACAAAGCTGTCATTTTTGACATCGATGGAACATTGATCCCCTGTAACGCCTGCATTTTTTCTGAAAGAGAAAATGCGTCTGAACGTGTTCAAGCATACGCTGATAAAGGCTTCAAAATTATCTATCTGACTGCGCGAAATGTATACTTCCAGTTCAACATTCCACTTTTTTATCCCGTTACCATCTCCCAGATAGAGATATTCAGGTAGCTAATTCGATGGCTTAGCGAAAAAGCTTTTAAAACGTTTAAACTAAATATTCTAAAGCCTTACAAGGAGTCTGGCTGGAAACTTTTCGCTGCTTATGCCGATTCAAGCACTGACTTTGTGGCTTATTTGGCCGCAAGCGTTCCTCAGGACAAAATATTTGCAATAACATGACAAGGTGATTGTAAGTGCAAGCCAAGGCCGTGGCGAAAGTACTACGATAGCTGGTCGAAACACACTCCTATAGCGTTCCCTCCTTAACCAGCCTCTTTCTTCCTTCCTGAGCGATTAGAACATTATTACCTCAATTAAATGACTCTTCATAAGCGTATCTTAAGTTTCGTTTGTTAGAGTTTTCCTGTCGAAAATAGAATTTGCTTGATCTTGGGGCTTTGACAGAGGGCTACGTGCGAATTTCAGTTGTAATACCAGCAAAAAACGAAGAAGAAAATTTAAAACCCTTAATTGAGGAAATTTATAGAGCGTTAACAGGTGTAGCAAACTTCGAAGTCATCTATGTTGATGATGGAAGTACGGATAAGACATTTGAGAATTTGCTTTACCTGAAAGCGAGTGGCTTTGACAAAGTTAACGTACTACGGCATAAGCACTCGGTGGGACAAAGTACAGCTATTTGGACAGGGGTGAGCCATGCTGATGGAGAACTTGTAGTAACACTTGATGCGGATGGGCAGAATGATCCCTCTGATATACCAAACCTCCTGACTATGGCCTCTCAATTTCCGTTAGGGAGTCACTTTTGCATTGCTGGTCACCGTAAAAACAGAAAGGATACAGCTTGGAAAAGATTTCAGTCAAAACTAGCAAATTCTGTAAGAAGTAAATTTCTTAATGATGATACACCTGACACCGGATGTGGGTTAAAGGTCTTTCCAAAACAAACATTCCTCGATTTACCCTATTTTGATCATATGCATCGTTTTCTGCCAGCACTGATCCGGCGACAAGGTGGGATCATTAAAGTTGTTGAGGTGAATCACAGAGACAGGCAATTTGGAAAATCAAAATATAATATGTTAGGGCGGCTTGGGGTCGGACTAACTGATATGGCAGGAGTTTATTGGCTTCAGAAACGTAATAAACTTAATGATGTCATCTTAGAAAATGAAGAGAGTATCTAATTGAATTCCAGTCTCCTTCGTTTCTTCATTTTGGTACTTACCATTCTGTTTTTTAGTCATTTGATTCCGGTCTCTCCCTCATTTGACGCATTTAATCAGGAATGGATAGACAAGCATACCCGTAATAATGGAGTGACAGGGATAGCCAAATTTTTAGCCGTCTCAGTATTTTTACTTTCTATCGGACTTCCACGCCAGTTAGTCGCATTTATGGGGGGGTATGCCTTTGGATTTGCTGCAGGTATCATCTATTCAACATTAGCAGCTATCCTCAGCTGTGCAACAGTTATGGCAGTGTCCCGATCTTTCGCTAGACCGATTATTATTCAACACTTTGAAATG from Thermodesulfobacteriota bacterium carries:
- a CDS encoding glycosyltransferase family 2 protein is translated as MRISVVIPAKNEEENLKPLIEEIYRALTGVANFEVIYVDDGSTDKTFENLLYLKASGFDKVNVLRHKHSVGQSTAIWTGVSHADGELVVTLDADGQNDPSDIPNLLTMASQFPLGSHFCIAGHRKNRKDTAWKRFQSKLANSVRSKFLNDDTPDTGCGLKVFPKQTFLDLPYFDHMHRFLPALIRRQGGIIKVVEVNHRDRQFGKSKYNMLGRLGVGLTDMAGVYWLQKRNKLNDVILENEESI